One region of Arthrobacter sp. StoSoilB22 genomic DNA includes:
- a CDS encoding alpha/beta fold hydrolase produces MTERSLPAAPLAFHHEGHGPNASTGVAICHGFTGSPLSMLPWAEYLASQGFAVSVPLLPGHGTSWQDLATTRWQDWYRTFEQSYVDLASKTESCFVAGLSMGGALALRVASLHDVSGLVLVNPGLSFYDRRVKYVGALKYVMRTTTPIEEDSPAPATAETGDYSKTSLQSVHELKKLFRAATRGLPHVEAPALVFKSSVDGVIPPSSVATISKYISSSRLRVVTLPHSGHVATLDVDAPTIFEESAHFFRQHAGDRVASESS; encoded by the coding sequence ATGACGGAACGCTCTCTACCCGCTGCGCCGCTCGCATTCCACCATGAGGGGCATGGACCCAATGCCTCCACAGGCGTGGCGATTTGCCATGGATTCACAGGAAGCCCGCTCAGCATGCTCCCTTGGGCTGAGTACTTGGCCTCCCAGGGATTTGCTGTTTCCGTGCCTCTGCTCCCCGGCCACGGAACCAGTTGGCAGGACCTGGCCACCACGCGTTGGCAGGACTGGTACCGGACCTTCGAGCAGAGCTATGTGGACCTCGCCTCCAAGACGGAGAGCTGTTTTGTGGCAGGGCTGTCCATGGGAGGCGCACTTGCCCTTCGGGTAGCCTCACTGCACGATGTTTCCGGGCTGGTTCTGGTCAACCCGGGCCTCAGCTTTTATGACCGCAGGGTGAAGTACGTGGGCGCCCTCAAGTACGTCATGAGGACCACCACTCCCATAGAGGAGGACTCACCAGCACCGGCCACCGCTGAAACCGGCGACTATTCCAAGACATCACTGCAGTCGGTGCATGAACTCAAGAAGCTTTTCCGCGCGGCCACCCGGGGTTTGCCCCATGTTGAGGCCCCCGCCCTGGTGTTCAAATCCTCGGTAGATGGCGTCATCCCGCCCAGTTCAGTGGCCACCATCAGCAAGTACATTTCATCCTCGCGCCTGAGAGTAGTCACCCTCCCCCACAGCGGGCATGTGGCCACCTTGGATGTTGACGCACCCACCATTTTTGAAGAATCGGCCCACTTTTTCCGTCAGCACGCCGGTGACAGAGTAGCCTCAGAGTCATCATGA
- a CDS encoding long-chain fatty acid--CoA ligase, giving the protein MREISVPPLVNIAPETNITDFVIREAAKASNPALFSKLDKDGKWQDIRAKDFLADVRALAKGLIASGVAVGDRVGIMSRTRYEWSLVDFAIWFAGAVSVPIYETSSPSQVAWNLGDSGAVAAFGEAAHHEDIIRQAVAAEDITSVANVWQLEGAGLDALRAAGAGVPDDELESRRSSAGLKDLATIIYTSGTTGRPKGCELTHGNFVELSENARASLPEIINESGKTIMFLPLAHVFARFISVLAVAGGVQVAHTPDIKNLLADLQSFQPTFILAVPRVFEKVYNSALTKAEDGGKGAIFHRAVDTAIAYSKAREAGSLGLGLKLKHAVFDKLVYGKLRAAMGGNVAHAVSGGGPLGERLGHFFQGIGLQILEGYGLTETTAPISVNTPSMIRIGTVGAPLPGNSVKIADDGEILAKGVCVMRGYYNREDLTAETFTDGWFRTGDIGELDNNGFLKITGRKKEIIVTASGKNVVPALLEDQIRADALVSQVLVVGDNRPFIGALVTLDEEALPGWLDRHGLPASTTLAEATDHAVVKAAVQELISKANQSVSQAEAIKSFRIVPADFTEASGHLTPSLKVKRAQVMKDFDAVIEEMYTAPRAS; this is encoded by the coding sequence GTGCGTGAAATAAGTGTTCCTCCCCTCGTGAATATTGCCCCGGAAACCAACATCACGGACTTCGTGATCCGCGAGGCAGCGAAAGCGTCCAACCCTGCCCTTTTCTCCAAGCTGGATAAGGATGGAAAGTGGCAGGACATCCGTGCCAAGGACTTCCTTGCAGACGTCAGGGCTCTGGCAAAGGGACTCATCGCCAGCGGCGTTGCTGTGGGCGACCGTGTGGGCATCATGTCCCGTACGCGCTACGAGTGGTCCCTTGTGGACTTCGCCATTTGGTTTGCCGGAGCTGTTTCCGTTCCGATCTACGAAACGTCCTCTCCCTCACAGGTGGCATGGAACCTCGGCGACTCCGGGGCTGTTGCCGCCTTCGGCGAAGCGGCCCACCACGAGGACATCATCCGCCAGGCTGTTGCCGCGGAGGACATTACGTCCGTGGCCAATGTCTGGCAGCTTGAAGGCGCCGGACTCGACGCGCTACGCGCTGCAGGCGCCGGCGTCCCCGACGACGAACTCGAGTCCCGCCGTTCATCGGCCGGCCTCAAGGATCTCGCAACGATCATCTACACCTCCGGCACAACGGGCAGGCCCAAAGGCTGCGAGTTGACGCACGGCAACTTTGTGGAACTGTCCGAGAACGCCCGCGCATCCTTGCCTGAGATCATCAACGAGTCCGGCAAGACCATCATGTTCCTCCCCCTCGCCCACGTCTTCGCCCGTTTTATTTCCGTGCTGGCTGTGGCCGGCGGCGTCCAGGTGGCACATACCCCGGACATCAAGAATCTGCTGGCTGACCTGCAGAGCTTCCAGCCGACGTTCATCCTGGCTGTACCCAGGGTCTTTGAGAAGGTGTACAACTCGGCACTGACCAAGGCGGAGGACGGCGGCAAGGGTGCCATCTTCCACCGCGCAGTGGATACGGCAATCGCCTACTCCAAGGCACGCGAAGCCGGTTCGCTGGGTCTTGGGCTGAAGCTCAAGCATGCCGTCTTCGACAAACTCGTCTACGGGAAGCTCCGCGCCGCCATGGGCGGCAATGTCGCGCACGCCGTCTCCGGCGGCGGCCCGTTGGGTGAACGCCTGGGCCACTTCTTCCAAGGCATCGGCCTGCAGATCCTTGAGGGCTACGGCCTGACGGAGACCACCGCCCCGATCTCGGTGAACACGCCGTCCATGATCAGGATCGGCACCGTCGGCGCCCCGTTGCCGGGCAACTCCGTGAAGATTGCCGACGACGGCGAAATCCTTGCCAAGGGCGTTTGCGTCATGCGGGGCTACTACAACCGCGAAGACCTGACGGCCGAAACGTTCACCGACGGCTGGTTCCGTACCGGTGACATTGGAGAACTGGACAACAACGGCTTCCTCAAGATCACTGGCCGCAAGAAGGAAATCATAGTTACCGCCAGCGGGAAGAACGTGGTTCCTGCCCTGCTGGAAGATCAGATCCGCGCGGATGCTTTGGTTTCCCAGGTTCTGGTGGTGGGCGACAACCGACCGTTCATCGGTGCCTTGGTCACTCTGGATGAGGAAGCGCTCCCGGGCTGGCTGGACCGTCACGGACTGCCCGCAAGCACCACTCTTGCAGAAGCCACTGACCACGCAGTAGTGAAGGCCGCAGTCCAGGAGCTCATCAGCAAGGCCAACCAGTCCGTTTCCCAGGCCGAGGCCATCAAGTCCTTCAGGATCGTCCCGGCGGACTTCACTGAAGCCTCAGGGCACCTGACGCCGTCCCTCAAGGTCAAGCGTGCGCAGGTCATGAAGGACTTCGACGCCGTCATTGAGGAAATGTACACAGCGCCCCGCGCTTCGTAG
- a CDS encoding alpha/beta fold hydrolase produces the protein MKMLPDFSPFHSSWNGVGPRVGVVLSHGFTGSPHSVRPWAQHLAEAGYAVRLPLLPGHGTSWQDMATRSWREWHRAVDDAYLELASECDYVFSAGLSMGGTLALRIAATRPVAGTVVVNPGLVLDDPRAVIVAALKYVVKTTPAIANDILKPDQDEGAYTRTPVAAAHQLKKMYKDTAAILPRISSPVLVYKSTVDNVISNASLELLRSRVQAPVDVSYLHNSRHVATLDNDAPEIFAGSVEFMQKTVAALAGPGLFSEKDTTHEQA, from the coding sequence ATGAAAATGCTCCCGGATTTCTCGCCGTTCCATAGCAGCTGGAATGGGGTTGGGCCGCGCGTTGGCGTAGTCCTGTCCCACGGGTTCACGGGGAGCCCCCACAGCGTCAGGCCGTGGGCCCAACACCTTGCTGAGGCTGGCTATGCCGTGAGGCTGCCTTTGCTGCCCGGGCACGGCACGTCGTGGCAGGATATGGCCACCCGCTCATGGCGGGAGTGGCATCGTGCCGTGGACGATGCTTATCTCGAGCTGGCTTCCGAGTGCGACTACGTTTTCTCTGCGGGACTGTCCATGGGTGGAACTTTGGCATTGCGGATCGCGGCCACCCGTCCTGTCGCAGGGACGGTGGTGGTGAACCCCGGGCTGGTCCTGGACGATCCCCGGGCTGTGATCGTAGCCGCGCTCAAGTACGTGGTGAAAACCACTCCGGCGATCGCCAACGACATCCTCAAACCGGATCAGGACGAGGGCGCCTACACCAGAACACCAGTCGCGGCCGCGCATCAGCTCAAGAAGATGTACAAAGATACGGCGGCCATCCTGCCCCGCATCAGCTCACCCGTCCTGGTCTATAAGTCAACGGTGGACAACGTGATTTCGAACGCGAGCCTGGAACTCCTCCGTTCCCGGGTTCAGGCACCAGTGGACGTCAGCTACCTCCATAACAGCCGCCATGTGGCCACCCTTGATAATGATGCGCCGGAAATTTTTGCCGGGTCTGTCGAGTTCATGCAAAAGACCGTAGCGGCCTTGGCAGGTCCCGGGCTTTTCTCCGAAAAGGACACAACCCATGAACAGGCCTGA
- a CDS encoding ROK family protein produces the protein MPALRSTSLVRPKPPASAWRDAPWAARRSHLGRRGLAIGIDIGGTKVAAGVVDAEGRVLAEARRSTPGADPRAVERTIVELVEELSAGHRIATVGIGAAGWMDLDGGTVLFSPHLAWRNEPLRDSLQKLLRRPVLLTNDADAAAWAEWRFGAGQGESRLVCITLGTGIGGAMVMDGRVERGRYGVAGEFGHQIIFPGGHRCECGNRGCWEQYASGNALGREARQLVRTNSPAGCALLEKAGGTAENLSGAAVTALALEGDATSRELIADQGEWLGLGLANLAAALDPGMFVIGGGLCDAGELLAGPARESFAKNLTGRGFRPMARIELAALGPRAGMIGAADLSRVSGRARS, from the coding sequence ATGCCCGCACTACGGTCCACTTCCCTGGTCAGACCCAAGCCCCCGGCCTCGGCATGGAGGGATGCGCCCTGGGCCGCCCGCCGGAGCCATTTAGGTCGCCGTGGCCTGGCGATCGGGATTGACATCGGCGGCACGAAAGTGGCCGCGGGCGTCGTGGATGCCGAGGGTCGGGTCCTCGCCGAGGCCCGCAGGTCCACGCCCGGCGCGGACCCCCGTGCAGTCGAGCGGACCATCGTGGAACTTGTAGAAGAACTCAGCGCAGGCCACCGGATCGCCACGGTGGGAATCGGCGCCGCCGGTTGGATGGACCTCGACGGCGGCACGGTGCTGTTCAGCCCGCATCTCGCCTGGCGTAACGAGCCCCTGAGGGACAGCCTCCAGAAATTGTTGAGGCGTCCGGTCCTGCTGACCAACGACGCCGACGCCGCCGCGTGGGCGGAATGGCGGTTTGGTGCAGGTCAGGGCGAAAGTCGCCTGGTGTGCATCACCTTGGGCACGGGCATCGGCGGAGCCATGGTCATGGATGGCCGCGTGGAACGGGGGCGCTACGGCGTGGCCGGGGAATTCGGGCACCAGATCATTTTCCCGGGGGGACACCGCTGCGAATGCGGCAACCGCGGATGCTGGGAACAGTACGCCTCCGGAAACGCCCTGGGGCGGGAAGCCAGGCAACTGGTGCGAACCAACTCCCCGGCAGGTTGCGCGCTCTTGGAAAAGGCGGGCGGCACCGCAGAAAACCTGTCCGGGGCGGCCGTGACCGCGCTGGCGCTGGAGGGTGATGCCACCTCGCGTGAGCTCATTGCCGACCAAGGCGAATGGCTGGGTTTGGGGTTGGCCAACCTCGCCGCAGCGCTGGACCCCGGAATGTTCGTCATCGGCGGCGGGCTCTGCGATGCGGGGGAGTTGCTCGCAGGGCCGGCCAGGGAATCGTTCGCTAAAAACCTGACCGGGCGGGGTTTCCGGCCCATGGCCAGGATAGAGCTGGCGGCACTCGGTCCGCGCGCCGGCATGATCGGTGCGGCAGACCTTTCCCGGGTCAGCGGCCGGGCGCGGAGCTAG